The following is a genomic window from Synechococcus sp. JA-2-3B'a(2-13).
TACTCCCTACCAGAAGATCCACAAGCCTTGGCCCAAGCCAACCCGCTGCGGCTGCAACTGGCTCTCTGGCTGGGGAAAGACGCCAACGCTGTCGATGAGCGGGGCAAGACAGCCCTGTTTTTCGTGGAGAGCGGCCTCAACGCTCGTCTTTTGCTGGCAGCGGGGGCGGATCCCAATCAACTAGACCATGGGGGAGCTAGCCCACTGCACCAAGCGGCTCGCCTGGGCAACCCTGAGGTTACGAAAGCCCTGCTCCAGGGAGGGGCCGAGGTGAACGCTCGTTTTGGCGCCGGTGGCCTTCCCCTGCATTTTGCCGCTTGGTCCGGCAACCCCGAGGTCGTTCGGCTGCTGCTGGAACATGGCTCCGAGATCGACGAGCCGGACGGCTACGGCCTCACGCCCCTGCGCATTGCCCAGGATCTGCGCCGCTGGGAAGCTGCAACCCTGTTGTCCCGCTGGCCCCGCTCCGCCTCAACCGACGGGCATACAGATTGATTCCCCTTCTCTACCACCCCAGCACCGAGGCGAAGATCAAAGGCGCCACGATGGTGGCATCCGACTCGATGACAAATTTGGGGGTGTCGATCCCCAATTTGCCCCAGGTGATCTTCTCATTGGGCACTGCCCCCGAGTAGGAACCGTAGCTGGTGGTGGAGTCGCTGATCTGGCAGAAATAGCCCCACAGGGGTACGCCCTGGCGACCCAGATCTTGATGGAGCATGGGCACCACACAAATGGGGAAATCCCCAGCAATGCCGCCGCCAATTTGAAAGAAGCCAATGGAGCACTCCGCCGAGGTGTGCGTGTACCAGTCCGCCAGGTGGATCATGTACTCGATCCCTGTGCGGACGGTGTGTACATTGCGGATCTCACCCGTGATGCAGTGGGCGGCATACATGTTGCCGGTGGTGGAGTCTTCCCATCCCGGCACATAGATGGGCAAGTTGGCCTCCATAGCCGCGTAAACCCAAGAGTCCCGCGGATTGATCTGGTAGTAGGGCTCCAGCCGGCCACTGCGCAGAATCCGGTAGAGAAACTCATG
Proteins encoded in this region:
- a CDS encoding deoxyhypusine synthase family protein; protein product: MTNSPVSQFIQHHFRHFNAAALVDAAKGYCAHLEKGGKMMVTLAGAMSTAELGLSLAEMIRQGKVHAISCTGANLEEDIFNLIAHEFYERVPHYRDLSPQQEQELLERHLNRVTDTCIPEEEAMRRLEKALLEEWISTDQAGERYFPHEFLYRILRSGRLEPYYQINPRDSWVYAAMEANLPIYVPGWEDSTTGNMYAAHCITGEIRNVHTVRTGIEYMIHLADWYTHTSAECSIGFFQIGGGIAGDFPICVVPMLHQDLGRQGVPLWGYFCQISDSTTSYGSYSGAVPNEKITWGKLGIDTPKFVIESDATIVAPLIFASVLGW
- a CDS encoding ankyrin repeat domain-containing protein codes for the protein MRGQVLKIAVGLGSLLVGGLGFYGYSLPEDPQALAQANPLRLQLALWLGKDANAVDERGKTALFFVESGLNARLLLAAGADPNQLDHGGASPLHQAARLGNPEVTKALLQGGAEVNARFGAGGLPLHFAAWSGNPEVVRLLLEHGSEIDEPDGYGLTPLRIAQDLRRWEAATLLSRWPRSASTDGHTD